Proteins from a single region of Nomia melanderi isolate GNS246 chromosome 9, iyNomMela1, whole genome shotgun sequence:
- the dnr1 gene encoding E3 ubiquitin-protein ligase defense repressor 1 yields the protein MWCLVSQANSVILEVQVDPKAIGQECLEKACDCLGISKECDYFGLKYQNAKGEELWLNLRNPIERQTGGGVAPLRFALRVKFWVPPHLLLQEATRHQFYLHSRLELVEGRLKVSDWGSVARLVALIAQADSGDYDALSPPHALYSQCCQIQPTEPCEPKPQDFLHRIVQQHKEIKGMKTSTAEYWLLKEISNLDTFGQEMFHSKFGYNGVSMIGVGPHGITVYRSDDEETQNIPYTAIQSATSQRRMFHLVYLSLDGEETSLNFKLDSSQSASGLYRAITEKHAFYSCETVRSAVTAQFIRDLKGTIISIFNEDSTLGKKYVFDIRRTCREVYDNARRALYCESATVRLPEEKEKQILERHECAGDCEDPKCKESRECLARLLDAMLCRICMDRSLDTALFPCGHAVACLDCARRCERCPLCRADIDHCRTIYLPIELTHVDKHNPKSVSDTIEPVYGQTSAEEIRRRSLSTDSSVNGNPI from the exons GCGTGCGACTGCCTGGGCATCAGCAAGGAGTGCGATTACTTCGGACTGAAGTATCAGAACGCGAAGGGCGAGGAGCTGTGGTTGAACCTGAGGAATCCCATAGAGAGGCAGACCGGCGGCGGCGTGGCGCCTCTGAGGTTCGCGCTGAGGGTGAAATTTTGGGTGCCGCCTCACCTGTTGCTGCAGGAAGCCACCAG GCATCAGTTCTACTTGCACTCTCGTTTGGAGCTGGTCGAGGGCAGATTGAAGGTCTCGGACTGGGGTTCCGTGGCGCGGCTGGTCGCCCTGATAGCGCAGGCCGACTCCGGCGATTACGACGCCTTATCGCCGCCGCACGCACTCTACTCCCAATGCTGTCAGATACAGCCGACGGAGCCGTGCGAGCCGAAACCCCAGGACTTCCTGCACCGGATAGTCCAGCAGCACAAGGAAATCAAG GGCATGAAAACGTCGACCGCCGAGTATTGGCTGCTCAAGGAAATCTCGAACCTGGACACCTTCGGTCAGGAGATGTTCCACAGTAAATTCGGTTACAACGGCGTGTCGATGATCGGCGTGGGACCTCACGGGATCACGGTCTACCGCAGCGACGACGAAGAAACGCAAAA CATACCGTACACGGCGATACAGAGCGCGACGTCCCAGCGGCGGATGTTCCACCTGGTGTACCTCTCCCTGGACGGCGAGGAGACGTCGCTGAACTTCAAGCTGGACTCGAGCCAGTCCGCCAGCGGACTGTACCGAGCGATCACCGAGAAGCACGCGTTCTACAGCTGCGAGACGGTCAGGAGCGCGGTCACCGCGCAGTTCATACGAGACCTGAAG GGCACCATCATCTCGATCTTCAACGAGGACTCGACGCTGGGTAAGAAGTACGTGTTCGACATCCGGCGGACGTGCCGCGAGGTGTACGACAACGCGAGGAGAGCCCTGTACTGCGAGTCGGCGACGGTCAGGCTGCCGGAGGAGAAGGAGAAGCAGATCTTGGAGAGGCACGAGTGCGCCGGGGACTGCGAGGATCCCAAGTGCAAG GAATCCCGGGAATGCCTCGCGAGATTATTGGACGCGATGCTCTGTCGCATTTGCATGGATCGCAGTTTGGACACCGCCTTGTTCCCCTGCGGACACGCGGTCGCCTGTTTGGATTGCGCCCGCCGTTGCGAGCGTTGTCCGCTCTGCAGGGCGGACATAGACCATTGTCGGACGATCTATCTACCGATCGAGCTGACGCACGTCGACAAGCATAATCCGAAATCCGTCTCGGACACCATCGAGCCTGTTTACGGGCAGACCTCCGCGGAGGAGATCCGGAGGAGGAGCCTGAGTACCGACTCCTCGGTGAACGGCAATCCCATTTGA